A region of the Fodinicurvata sediminis DSM 21159 genome:
TATCGGGCTCGTAATGCGCCGCCCCTCCGGAGCGCCCGCCTTTGCCGCGTGCCCCGAAAGCAAGTCCCAGTTCACCATTCAGCGACAGTGCACGGGCCGGCAGGTTCAGTACGCCGGCCAGGTCCAGCAGGGCGTCATAGGCCTCGTTCAGCGACTGCTGACGCTCCGCGCCCCGGACGTAGTTTCCGAACTGTACGCCCTTGAAGCCAAAGGTTTCGGAAAAGAGATCCGGCGTTGCGTCCTCGCCCTGCCGGTGATCCTCACCCACGCGCGGCGCATCGTTTTCCTTGCGGTGGTCCGGGATGTGCCGGAAGGCTTCCAGGTCCTGCTCCAGCTGCTCCCGGTTGTTTGCCAGGAACTGCCGGGCCTCCTTCACGGTGCTGAAGTGGCGCAGGTCGATCTGATCGCGACCGATCTTCTTGCCGATCCAGTAGCCCTCCTGGCCACGATAGGAATAGATCTCGAAACGCACCTGCTTGCTGGCCTTGGGTTGCGTCTCGATCTCGTTGTAGCGCTCCACGAAGTCCGCAATGGCATCTTCGCGGGTCTCGCCCTTGGCCAACTGCCTGGGCCAGTTGCTGAATGCCGTTGCCTTGGGGTCGCGCTGCACGGTCCACAAGGTCTGCGGCGGATCCAGTTCCTGGCCGTCCATGACACTGTAGGTGCCAAGCGCCATCTTTACGCCGCGCAGGGATTTCTCGTGGCCCGCCGCGGCATAGAGGTCGGCGCGATCGCCAAGTTCCTTGCGCATCCTGCGGAACTGGCGCTCCTCCAGTTTCGACAGCACTTGCTCCTTGGTGATGGCGCCACTCAGCAGATGCCTTGTCAGGCCATCGCGCAGCATCTCCACCTGACGCGCCCATTCGCGCACTCTGTAATCCTTGCGCGGCTTGGCCGGCACCTCGTCGCGGGCCGCGTGCACAAAGCCGACAACCCAGGGGTCAACGCCATCATCGACGAGTTGTTGATAGTTCGGCTCCGGCCAGGCCCTGGACAGCGGCAGGCTCTCGGTGTCGCTCTCCGCAGCTTCCGCGATCTGGTCACGGTACTGCTGGGCATAATGCTTGCGCGCGCCTTCCAGAACCTCGCCGAAGTCATCGATGCGGGACTGCCCTGCATTGGCCGGTTGGGCACCTTCCTGCGAAAAGGGCGTTTCAGTTGCGGCCTCCTGCTGCTGTCCCCTGTAGGAAACCACCTGCGGCGCGCCAAAAACATTCCGGATGTTCTTTATCGAGTTGTTATTTTCATCCATGTCGTATGGCGTGTCAGGGAAAACCACGGCCACGCCGTCATGCCCCCGGGACTGCACGAGGCGCTGCAGTGCATCGACCTGTGTTTGTGTCTCCTCTTGCGACAGCCCGAAGGGATTGGGGAACTCCCAGCCCGCCTCACGAGTCAGGGCGCGCCATTCCTGGTCATTGGTGATGACGAGCGGATTTTCGAGATTGACCGGCTCCTCGCGCACCTGCGCGCTTTGATCCTCCGCAAAGCTGCGCGCACCTTCCTGCGTCAAAGCGCCATAGGCACCATCGCCCAGGATGGGCACCTGCGCACCCCGATACATCTGCTCCGGAGAAATCCCGTCCACGCGGTAGAGCGTGCCCCGGATCGGCTGACCGGTTGCGAGAGTGTCGGAGTCAATGGGCCGGGACTCTGTCCCCCGCCTCTCTTGTCGAGCGCTGACAAAACTCCGGCCATCATTGGTCAGGGTGCGCGCGCCACTGATCGCATCGACATCAAAGCCCGCCTCGATCGCCGCATCGTACAGCCGGGAGGCAACGCCCTGCCGGCGATTTTCCGGGCGCACAAAGACAATAATCCCCTCTGCGCTCTCGGCATTCACGCGGCCCTCAGGCGTTGTTGGAAAGCTCAGGACGCCTATGGGATTGCCCTGCTCATCGCGCTGGACCACACGGACATTTCTGCCCTCGCCAACGCCCTGTTGCTCAATGCTGATGCCGGGCTGGCCCTGCTCGATCCCGGAAAGGGGCCCCTGGTCCAGATCCGAGGGAGCGCTTTCAACAGCCGTCTGCGGTTGATCGAAGATATCCTGCTGCGCCGTGGGTCGGCTATCGGGGTCGAACAGCTCCAGGCCGTCAACGCCGCGCTGCTCGCCCTGGCCGCGCTGCCGCCCCTCCATGCCACGCTCGGTCTGCTGGCGCTGGCTCTCCTGTTCTGCACCCGGCAGGACGTTCTGTTCGCCCTGCTCGGTCTGCTCTACCGTTGGGGCTTGCTGTTGTGTGGACTGCTCACCGGCAATCTCGCGACGCAATTCCGCTACCGAGAAACTGTGTATTTCGCCGCGCTGGTCCTCGATCTGAAGCTGATTGCTGGCGCGCGGCACCTTTGGCGAAACGGGCTGGCCTATGGACCAGTTGAAGCGGCGCCCATCTGCGGTCTGCGATACCCCCGCCGTTTCTTGTCCACCACGGATCAACCGCAAGGCCTCCTGCCGCGCCTCGCTCTCTGTAAGGGGCGCAGCACGACCCTGCTGACTGGCTGGCTGCTGTTCGCCCTGGTCGGTCTGCTCCGTCGTTACTTGGGTTTGCTGTCCTCCCGGCGCTCCAGGGCCTTCAGCAGGCGGGCTGCCTTCTTGGCCTTCGCCCGCGTCTTGCTGCTGGCGCGTTGGTCCTTCGCTCCGCGCTCCAGGAGCTTGATCGTCTTGGGCCGGTTCAAGCGGCTCGCCGAACGGGATTTCTTCATAAGACTGGTCTCCTGTTTCGCGCTCCAGATCCTCGGCCGCCTGGATGGCGAGTCGTTCAACATACAGATCCGTAGCGCCCTCTGCATCCAGCCCGTCGGCGCTCATGATCGACAGGATGGCGCTGATATCGCTTTCCGAAAGGGGCTGACCGATCTCCCGGCCAAAGGCCCGCACCTCGTCGCGCACCGCGCGCTCTTCGTCGGCCTGCTCCTGCTCGCGGCGCTGGCTCTCGATCTGCTCGGTGTCTTCGGGGCGATAGACGCGCTGGCGGGACGTGCGTTCCAGCAACTCGAGTACCTGGTCCTCGCTGGGGCGTTCCGTTGTGTCGGGTGGACCGAAATATCCGGCCTGCCACAGGGCCTCGCCCGCATCGTCGATGGACAGGCCGGTGTTGCGGATCAGGGGGCCGGCGGGCGTAATGGTCTGCAGGTTGCGGCCCCGGCGCAGGTCATGCCCGGCATCGTCGCGCACGCCGCCACGGCTGGCGAGAAAGCGCGCCGCGTCCACGGGGCCGCGCGCGCGTGGTGTGCGGCGCAGATTGCCGCCACGGGTCTGCTGCAGGCCGGAATTGGGCGTGCCGGCCAGGACACCGAGAACACGCCGGGCCTGGTCGGGGGCGATCCCCAATTCCTTGCCGATGGCCTCGGGATTGATCGGCTTGTTGGTGCGCTGGACGTAACGGCGCAGCCGCTCCACATAGTCGCTGGGGCTGAAGTCGCCTAGCGCCTCTTCCGGCTTGGAGGCCTGCTCTCCGTCTTCGATCCGCGCGCCTGACTGCCTATCTCGGGGAGCCTTTCTCTCCCCAACATCCAGGCCCGCTGCCTCGTATATCTGCTCACGCGCGGATTCCGCGTTGCGAGCATTCCTTTCCAGGCTCTCCTTTGCTCGCTGGTAGTTCGGGTCATCCGGCGAAAGGCGTGGCTCCGTGCCTTGAGCGTCGCTATATTCTCTGTCGGCGCGCTCAAGGATTAGATCCACGATGTCATGCCTACCCTCATCGCGGGCCGTCTGTATGGCAGAAACAGCCGCAACGGGAGTTATATTGCCTTCTCCATCGAAGGTGCCGCTAGTCACGCTGCCGGGCAATGCAGCTAATTCTAGCGCATTAACCAAGCCGCCCGTCTCGCCTGCATCCTTCCTTTCCATCTCCTCATCTTGCAGGCGACGATATTCAGCATTGAACTGCTCATCATCAGTCAGGTCGAGGTTATCGCTGCTCGCCCCCTCTGCCGGTGTGTCGAACGACTGCAACTGGCTTTCCGTGGGCTGCTGTGCGTCGGGCCGGCGCGCATAGAGGCGCCCGCTTTCCGCGTCGTACCGCACCTCGGCGCCCTGCGGCAGGCTGCTGCCCTGCTCGATCTCCTGCCACTTCCTGCCCAGCGTGACGGTTTCGCGCGGACTCTGCTGCTGCCCGGCCGTTTGCTCGCCCTCTGTCTCGGCCACGGGGCCATAGAGTGTATCCGCCGACACGGCGCCCTCCGGCAGGTCGGCATCGTCAGTGGCCTGCTCAGGCAGGACCTGAACGGGATCATCAGGGCCGAAACGGAAGGCCATGCCCTCATCCGTGCGCACATCAACATTGCCGGCCTCATCACGGCTCTCGACCGTGCCTGTTACTTCCCCTTGCGGAGTCTGGATGCGCACCCGCTCACTTTGTGGCGCGCTCCCCTCCGCCGCTGGCTGTGTTTCCTCTTGTTGCTCTTGGCGCACGCGTCCCTCAAGCGCCGGGAACGGGACAGCGATCATGCGCCCATCGTCGAGGCGGATTTTCGGGCCAGGGCCGCGCGGATCGTCACTGAAGGCGTCCTCGACTGTCCCGGTCGCCTCGCTGTTGTCGGGCAGTGTGACCGTGACGCGGCTCCCGATGGTCGGAAAGCCGGCTTCCTCCAGGATCTTGTTGGCGCTCTGGCTGCCCTGGGCATCGCGTACCGTTTCCTGGCCCTGCTGGATCAGGTCGGTCGGGATCGGGCTGGACTCGTCCTCGGGGGTGGGGGGTGGTGCTGTCTCGCGGGCCCGTTCGCGCTCTCCCGTCGGTTCTGGGGGCGCGCCACGACGGCGCCCGGCGAAATTCCGAAGGGCGAGGCGTGCAGCCTCGGAAACAGCGCCCACACCGGAACCGATACCGGCTGATGGCACAACACCTTCCCCAAGCTCCTGCTCGGGCTTGTAGGTGTCTCGAGCAATCATGTTCTGCAGCCATTCCTGGCCGCCTTCCTGGAAGCCTTCGATAAAGGCCTGGAAGCCGATACGGCCGGAAACGCGCAAGGCGTCCCCAAGCATGTTTGTCGGCACGTTGATGGCTTTCCCGCCGGGGATTGGGATGCGCCCCAACAGAACCTCGACGGGCACCGAGTCTGTCATGCCAGGGATAACGCCAAGCCGCGCAGCTTCAATGATCTGCTCTTCACTGGCGCCGTCCTCTATGGCGCGCTCCACGGCCTCACCGGAACCAGCAAAGGCAAATATGGCAGGGCCGGCAAGCTGACCGCCAGGCAATGCGCTAACACCAACACCTGCCGCAACAGACCCTAGCCCTTGGCCCAACTGGCGCCCAATGCTTTCCTCATAACCCGGCTCGGCTGGGAACAGGCCGCGCCCGAACTCAGTGATCTCCCGGCCCGTCTCGACGAGGGGGGTTTCCTCCAAGGGTTGGCTGGCAAGATCCTCGATCCTTGCACGCGCCTGCTGCTGCTGTTCAGGCGTCATGTGCTGATAGCCGATTGGATCCTCTTGCTCTGGAACAGGCTCACCGCTGTCAATGCGATCCATGACAGTCAACTGGTCACGCAAGAAGCCCTGGGACGTAGCCCCCATACCCGTGAGGGACGTGCCCCCCAATGAAACAGTCCCTCCCGGGATTGCCTTCCCGGCCTCCGCTACATTCTGGACAGTGCGCTCCAGCGCGTTGTGCGAAGGCGCCTGCCCCTCCCGTAGGCTCGCGCGCAAATCCTCATTCTGCTGTATGGTTTCGTTATAGCTCTCCGCGCTCGCGTTATATTGCTCCGAGCGCTTTCTGAAGTCCTCCGCCCTGCGATTGAATGCCTCCAGGTCTCTGTTGAAAGCACGCCTCTCCTGTTCGGTGGATATGGTCGCACGGCGCTCTTCCAGTGCCCTGGCCTGCTGTTCAAGTTCAGAGGCTTCGGCACCCAGGGCCTCGCTCTTTTTCTTGCTCGGTGGGACAGCCAGCCGCCGCCACCTATCAAGTTCGCGCAAGGCCTCATCGCGCTCTTCGCGGCTCATACCGTCCGAATCCATCGCCTCGGCGCCCTCATCGCCGATACGCGACCCGCCATAGTTCCGGCGCAGGTTGAAGCCGCCGATTTCCTCGGGCGGCGTATAACCGTCCTCGACAGGGGACAGACCCGTGGTGTCCAGGGGCGTCAGGCCCTTGGTGTCGAGGCCCCCGCTCCTGCTTTCCTGCTCGACTTCTTCCAGGTCGCTGGTGTCGAGGGGCCGCAGCCCTTCCGTATCAAGCGCCATGTCCCCCGCCTACTTCGTAAATAGCTCGCCATCGACCTCGATAACCGCACCCGCGGCCGCGTTCGCCTTGAACCAGTCGATGTGGGCCTGCGTCGTCGCCTTGTAGGGATCAGACCTCGAACCCTGGCCGGGAGGCGTCTTGCTGGCACTGGTGCCCTTCTGGCCGGTCCCGCTGCCTGCGCCGCTGCCGCCGGCCTGGCTGCCTTGGTCGCGCCCTGCGGGGGCACGCTGCTCGCCCTGCTGCTGGTTGCTCATGAGCCCCCTGCTCTGCTGCTGGCCGCCTGACGCGCTCTCGCGCCCCAGGATCTCGTTGGCGCGCCGCTCGACCCAAGCCTCCTTGCTGCCGGCACCCTCCCAGGCATCTTCGTCAGAACCAAAGAATCCAGGGGCACGCTCGCTGGCTTCCATCTCAGCTTGCTCGCGCGCGTCCCTGGGCGTCATATCGCGGCTCCCGCCAGCAGAGAGATAGTCCGCGATCGCGCTCCAGCGCTCACCGCCGCGTGAGTCCTCCATGTTGCGCATGTGCTGGATTAGCGCGTTCCAGTCAGTCCCCCCCAATTCATCCGTATAGCGCTCTTTCAGTTCGTCGTACGTGCGCTTTTCGCCCGCTGACATCTCGATACTCGCCAGAGGGTCCTCACTAGATCCGCCGCCCGAACCACTGCTTCCCAGGCTCGCCTCATGCGTGGCCGTCTCCCGCCGCAGGTCGTGCTCAAAGGACAGCAGGCCCTTTTCGCGCTTCAGGTCCGCCTGGGCGTCCTCCTGCTCCCAGGCCCGCTCGCGCTTCTGGTCTTCCAGATCCCACTGACGCTCCTGCAGGCGCTCACGTTGGCGCCGGGCCTCCTTGGCAGCAGCAAGAGCGGCCTCCCGCTTGGCCGCAGTTCGCTGGGCCAGCCCCTCTCCAAGTCCGGCCAGCGCGCCGCCGGCAATGGCTTTCCAGGACATTACTGCCTCCCTCTGCGACGACGGCGACGGGGCGGCTTGCTTTGCCGGCGCCCACCGCCCTGTTGCTGGCCACCACCAGACTGTTCCCCTTGCCCCTGGCCGGCCTGCTGACGGCGCGCACGCGCCTGTTGCCCACCATTAAGGCGTAGCTGCTCGGGCGACTGGCCGCCCTGCTGCTGGGCCGCCATCTGCTGCAACTGCTCGGGGCTTGGCGCGCTCTCGGCGTATTCCTTGACGCCGGGCAGCATTTCATCAAGCCACCCTTCCTGGTCGGCCTGCTTCATGACCTGGAACTCGCGCTCCAGGGCCTCGGTGTTGAGCTTGCCCTGCTGCTGGCGGGTGACACGATAGGTGTCCAGCGCAATGAACCAGGCCGATTCCATCTCATCCTGGCTGAACTCGTGGATCCCGGCCGTCTCCGCCAATTCGACCATGAGGGACAGCAGTTCCGAGGTGCCGTGATACTTGACCGACACGGGAATTTCGTTGCCCTGCCCCTCGGCGCTGTCCTCCAGGCGCATGGTGACGGTGGCCGTGGTCTGCCCCAGGCCTTCAATCGGGTTGCCGTCGCCCTCGATGGCGTTGAGCAACTGCGGCATGGCCTGCTCGTCGTAGATCAGGTTCATGCCGTTGACCACAAAGCGGTTGTACTGCGCCTGCATCTCGGGCGAGACGTTCCGCTTCTGGCGGGACTGGCGGCTCGGATCCGGGTTGCGACCGCGCCGCTGGCCCTGACCCTGACCCTGCTGGTCCTGGCCGCGCCGCCGCTGCTGCTGTCCCGAAGGGCGTCCGCCGCCCCCTTGCTGCTGCCCCTCAGCCGACTGGAGCCCTTCGGGGTTCAGTGCCGAACCGTCCATGAGTCCGCGTTTTGCCATTGCTGCGCCCCCTTATGCTGTGCGCGTCTGCTGCCGGCGCTGCTGTTGCTGACGCGGCTGATAGACGATGCGGCCTTGTTTGCGGTCATAGACGTACTCACCGCCGCCGTGGACAATGGCGTCCCAGCGATCCACCGGGCTTTCATCGACCTGGCCGCGTGCGGCGGTTCTGTATCCGGCCCCCGGATCAACGCCTCGGTAGTTGCCCTCGATCCACTTGCGCTCGTCCTCGGCCATTTCGCGGCGCAGCTCCATGCGCTCCTTCATGGCGTCTTCTTCGGACGAACTCATAAGGCCCTTGCCGACGCCGCTGACGACCTCGCCAACCAGGTCGCCGTTGCGCTCAAGCCAGCCGCCCTCGCCCGCGATGCTGGACAGAAGGCCACCGCCCCCGCCACCGGCGCTGCTGCCGGAACCGGAGGCGGCTGAAACGACATCCATCATGCCGCCGTAGCCCCCGGATAGGCCGCTGGAGGCGGCGGAGCCGGCCGACGACAACGCCCCGGAATTGGCCGCGTTGACGGCATCCATCATGCCCCCAAAACCGCCTGAAAAGCTCGACCCCTGGTTCGCCAGTTCCGTCGGCCCGGCGATATTGGCTGCGGCGGCCTTGTCCCCGGTCATGCCAAAGAAAGAGGTGGGGTCGGTCGCCATGCCGAGGCCACCCATAACGCCGCCTGAGATCGCACCCCCCAAGCCGCCGGTCTGGACGCCCTTCATGATATCGCCGCCGGTGACAGCCGAAACGGCACCGCCAACGAGGGCGCCATAGCCGGCCTGGGTGATCGCCCCCGTCAGGGTGCTTCCGAGAACTCCGGTTGCGCCGAGCTGGCTGACCGCCCCGGACACGGCGGCCCCCCAGCCTCCGGCAAGGGGCGCAAGGCCTAGGGCCGCACCTCCCGTGAAAACAGCCGCCCCCGCGGCCAGGGCCAAGGGGAGTATCTTCTTCAGGCCGATATCGCCCAGGAAGTCGCCCACACTGCTCACCGCGTCACCGATGGCTCCGACAGCATCTCCAATCGCGTCAGTTACGCTGTCAAAGGCATCGCCGATTGCATCTGCCACGCCACTCATTTGACTGGCTCCTTCATCTCACGCGCCTTTCAAACATCATGCCGCTTTGGGCCAGCCCCTTGCGGCGGTACAGGCGCTCGGTGCGCCGGAAATCACCCACGGCATTGGTGATTCCCAATTTCACCTCGACCACCTTGGGATTGGCCTCGCCCCACTCGATCAGGGCATCCAGCAGGCGGCTGGCATCCCTGGGGTCGCCGCTCTGCTTCATCAGCAGGAACAGATCGGTTGCCATCAGGCCGTCCAGGACATGATAGAGGCGACTTAGGTGGCCAATCATGAAGCCATGCACCAGGCCGTCCACCTTTTCGGAGACATAGACGATCGTGCCCCCTGCACTCTTGTTGCCGTGGCGCTGGATCGAACGGACAAAGAGGGCCTTCGACTCCTTTTCGTTCAGCGCGGCGCGGCCCTCGTAGATGCTGCGCGCATGGGAATCGCGCAGAACCTCCAGCATGGCCGGGATGTCACGGAAATTGGCGGGGCGAATGCTCATGATATGTGCCTACTTGCCCCACCTAATGTCCCGCTGGCGATCACGGTGGTCGCGCTGCCAATCTCTATAGTTATAGCCGCCACCACCGCCGCCGGTCTTGTCGGTGCCGGTCTGCAGGTTGGTCCAGGACTGGCCGTTCCAGACTTCAAGGCTGCCGTCCCCAGACTCGGATTCACGCACCTGCCCGACGCGCGGGTTGGCCTCGCTGCCAAGAGGCGCCTCGCCCGGCGGCAGGAACTCGGGCGTGCCTGGTGTGGTCCACTCAAGCTGAACGCCATACATCTGCTCCAGCAGGGCCATGTTGCTGTCCCGAACACGCCCGGCGTGCTTGATGTATTCCTCGCGCGCGTCGGCAGGCATCTTGTGATTGTTCATCACCGTGGAGACCATCTGCGAATAGGTGTTCTCATAGGCGGCTGACAGAGACGCCATCTTTTCCCGTTCGCGCGCGGCGATATCCATGCGGGAGATGTATTCCCGGCTTTCAAGCTGTGCGCCCTGGCGGTTGGCCTGGCTGGCCTGCTGCGCTTCCTGGCTGGCGATGGGGACGGCCTGTTTCAGGGCCTCGCGGTGGGCCGCGCCAGCGCTCATCGAGGAATTGAGCAGGCCGCGTCGGTTGCCCTCCTGGCGCCCCTGGGTGCGGGCCTGCTGCATCATGGGGCTGTTTTTCGACATGAGGCCGGTAACGCGCTGAGAAACGCTCTCGTTGCGCTGGTTCACGCGGCCTGTCCTTGGGTCATATACCATTTGCTTTGCCTCTTCCCGCGTCAGGCGCCACCGGCGCCGCCCAGCCATTTCGACAGGGCCGTGGCGACCGCGCCGCCCAGGCCTCCGGCACCAACGCCAAAGCCGACAATCGTATGCAGGACGCGGGCCTTGGTTTTCCGATAGTCGCTGACGCCCTTCTCGCAGTCCCTCAGCCGCTCGTCCTGCCCCAGGGCCTGGTCCAGCTTTCTGGACAGATCGGTAACGTCCTTATGCAGGGCCGTCATCTGCTCGCGCGTGATTTCGCGCGACTTGGCCCCGTTGTCGGCCTCCTTCTTCAGCCCTTCCACATCGCCCACGAGCCGATAGAGGATTTGCCGTTCCGTCATTTCGCCCAAATCTCCCGCCGGACTCACCAGTCGGTCTCCTTGATGATCTGCAATTTGGGGGAACCGGGGGGCTGTCCTGCCGCCCTACCGCTGGCACCTGCCGGGCGCGTAATGAATTGTTACGCTGCCGGGCACAAAGAGCCGGCACTAAGTATAGGGCATCACGGCGCGATCTCAAAGTATTGAGAGAAGAACGATCAGCAGTATCAAGATATGGATCACGGAGCGGTAATACTTCTGGGCGCGCTGCTCATCCAGGCGCGTCCATTCCGTGCTCAAATTCTCGACATCGTGCGGCAGCTGCTTCAGATCCCGCCAGCGATGGGCGGCCTTCAGGCGATCGCGGGCGCGCTGCCAATGTTCGGCCATGCGCGGATCGGTCCAACCGAAGCAGTGCGCGAAGCGCTCACGGTCTGGATTGGGCAGGCGGCCAATCGCCCACATGAACAGCCAATAGATCATATACATCACGCCGCCTCCTTCCGATTGAGCGCCTGGTGCAGCGGCTGCCCCAGGG
Encoded here:
- a CDS encoding LPD5 domain-containing protein encodes the protein MALDTEGLRPLDTSDLEEVEQESRSGGLDTKGLTPLDTTGLSPVEDGYTPPEEIGGFNLRRNYGGSRIGDEGAEAMDSDGMSREERDEALRELDRWRRLAVPPSKKKSEALGAEASELEQQARALEERRATISTEQERRAFNRDLEAFNRRAEDFRKRSEQYNASAESYNETIQQNEDLRASLREGQAPSHNALERTVQNVAEAGKAIPGGTVSLGGTSLTGMGATSQGFLRDQLTVMDRIDSGEPVPEQEDPIGYQHMTPEQQQQARARIEDLASQPLEETPLVETGREITEFGRGLFPAEPGYEESIGRQLGQGLGSVAAGVGVSALPGGQLAGPAIFAFAGSGEAVERAIEDGASEEQIIEAARLGVIPGMTDSVPVEVLLGRIPIPGGKAINVPTNMLGDALRVSGRIGFQAFIEGFQEGGQEWLQNMIARDTYKPEQELGEGVVPSAGIGSGVGAVSEAARLALRNFAGRRRGAPPEPTGERERARETAPPPTPEDESSPIPTDLIQQGQETVRDAQGSQSANKILEEAGFPTIGSRVTVTLPDNSEATGTVEDAFSDDPRGPGPKIRLDDGRMIAVPFPALEGRVRQEQQEETQPAAEGSAPQSERVRIQTPQGEVTGTVESRDEAGNVDVRTDEGMAFRFGPDDPVQVLPEQATDDADLPEGAVSADTLYGPVAETEGEQTAGQQQSPRETVTLGRKWQEIEQGSSLPQGAEVRYDAESGRLYARRPDAQQPTESQLQSFDTPAEGASSDNLDLTDDEQFNAEYRRLQDEEMERKDAGETGGLVNALELAALPGSVTSGTFDGEGNITPVAAVSAIQTARDEGRHDIVDLILERADREYSDAQGTEPRLSPDDPNYQRAKESLERNARNAESAREQIYEAAGLDVGERKAPRDRQSGARIEDGEQASKPEEALGDFSPSDYVERLRRYVQRTNKPINPEAIGKELGIAPDQARRVLGVLAGTPNSGLQQTRGGNLRRTPRARGPVDAARFLASRGGVRDDAGHDLRRGRNLQTITPAGPLIRNTGLSIDDAGEALWQAGYFGPPDTTERPSEDQVLELLERTSRQRVYRPEDTEQIESQRREQEQADEERAVRDEVRAFGREIGQPLSESDISAILSIMSADGLDAEGATDLYVERLAIQAAEDLERETGDQSYEEIPFGEPLEPAQDDQAPGARSEGPTRQQQDAGEGQEGSPPAEGPGAPGGQQTQVTTEQTDQGEQQPASQQGRAAPLTESEARQEALRLIRGGQETAGVSQTADGRRFNWSIGQPVSPKVPRASNQLQIEDQRGEIHSFSVAELRREIAGEQSTQQQAPTVEQTEQGEQNVLPGAEQESQRQQTERGMEGRQRGQGEQRGVDGLELFDPDSRPTAQQDIFDQPQTAVESAPSDLDQGPLSGIEQGQPGISIEQQGVGEGRNVRVVQRDEQGNPIGVLSFPTTPEGRVNAESAEGIIVFVRPENRRQGVASRLYDAAIEAGFDVDAISGARTLTNDGRSFVSARQERRGTESRPIDSDTLATGQPIRGTLYRVDGISPEQMYRGAQVPILGDGAYGALTQEGARSFAEDQSAQVREEPVNLENPLVITNDQEWRALTREAGWEFPNPFGLSQEETQTQVDALQRLVQSRGHDGVAVVFPDTPYDMDENNNSIKNIRNVFGAPQVVSYRGQQQEAATETPFSQEGAQPANAGQSRIDDFGEVLEGARKHYAQQYRDQIAEAAESDTESLPLSRAWPEPNYQQLVDDGVDPWVVGFVHAARDEVPAKPRKDYRVREWARQVEMLRDGLTRHLLSGAITKEQVLSKLEERQFRRMRKELGDRADLYAAAGHEKSLRGVKMALGTYSVMDGQELDPPQTLWTVQRDPKATAFSNWPRQLAKGETREDAIADFVERYNEIETQPKASKQVRFEIYSYRGQEGYWIGKKIGRDQIDLRHFSTVKEARQFLANNREQLEQDLEAFRHIPDHRKENDAPRVGEDHRQGEDATPDLFSETFGFKGVQFGNYVRGAERQQSLNEAYDALLDLAGVLNLPARALSLNGELGLAFGARGKGGRSGGAAHYEPDTVVINLTKNKGAGSLAHEWWHALDNYFSRQRGEPTQFMTNRPKSINEGVRPEMVQAFQDVISTIRTTGMAQRSRNLDKRRTKAYWSTDIEMSARAFESYIIAKLQDAEQANDYLANIVSEEIFAIEDGYPYARASELPEIRAAFDGFFNTVEVQETDQGAAMYSVEGTSNSSNDAAPFISEDRAWRDALGERSPASVAGNRAARRFVLDRGRLDDSEHMVIIDTSQGRTASVGTTKQHTAVRFEPGMNRQTLDPSFALVGHHNHPQKTALSGGDVALLGGGGLRLIFAHGNGGVMTAARLTPEAKRAMAKGGEENRTVLRRLHNAAYYGVYDTFIGAIRDGRLTVEEANEHHPELNNRILAELGVIEYFTSFSEADNPAYREALDEGKRRVRDAAQRQIPGLQLSDGGRAIAVRANFDMAKVLGEDAPGAGGRSRGADGDRTRRGSDRAEGEGGPVSPEQLQLLEGRPLFAAHLNGDELGQNLTFRQLRDNALNWFRNNLQGGSVVNAETGRTIQFGNAGSKRTVSGKGEDLLRLVPALRDILEKGSFLESMADRRGRPDVKAIHVLSAQVILDGRPLDVVALVRETQNGDFYYDLRKDNQPGARWAVGRTTTEGLVDDQVPTPALEGDAEQVLNISASLPTINPETGTLTREGVIEHLRRGPLGGMTDTLIEGGHVVLHHSRQSLGASTPDGVHAATTPDGTIHLVSSALTPETATPALLHEAFHSHVEPLLGTRQWKKLQRDLKRVAEHARNTNGRSNRIWRESQQRVENAESIGVMMSDAQKIEEFGAYAIENYENAPQSLRKVVDDIIGHIKAWLQRRFSIQAGQVTPSQLRALAAQALRSHARKKAPRAEGEYQSYSISDVLPGEAGQTQTPEFRRWFGDSKVVDANGEPLVVYHGTTTDGSIFDRFDEGRTQSVVGFFSPSAEFAATFSDGDGATVMPVYLRVERPFDANSEEDVAALGKELGMSENEGVVEEVDGGLYTGIEKPHVIDAIQAAGFDGAYVLDGPDGPVNIAVFRPDQIKSATGNQGTFDPNNPDIRYSIGKPSDKFDDLSDTQKSFLDKIGPETVTQSLGDRFRQMRENLALRVRQAGVDRYAALLRNDQAIHGEDTLEGSIASSSWVLARMSNSAGGAVSAMLNHGRLYLDKEQKVLDIREGTTGLREVLNQLGSPAEVDRFMGWVAANRARMLSEQGRENLFTPDEIDAGIGLSQGQLSDGRNRPVMYNWAWQEFKQYRADVLEIAEQAGIITSEQRETWAEEFYVPFYRILEDDNVGGPGRSDSLARQQAYKELKGGTQNLNDLLENTLLNFHHLLQASLKNQAALQAVENAEALGIATPTTEEQRDRKMSTFVLKNGERQWYDIEDGLTFKALSALNHAGLNNPAMKILRGFKRIFTNMTTITPQFMVANTLRDSLSAMATSPTSPVPFLNALRGGASYGHAGTRARMLASGASFDFGYVYGQDPDSIRTSLRGNMRRAKVLSDPQLIPGVLVKSWRAWNDVTNVAENVNRAGIFERNQAQGKLRAAFESRDLMDFSAHGDAIALRIMIDTIPFLNARIQGLDKLYRSGVKPGAKTVAGRGTASDKKKFARFGAVIGALAIMEMLNYLNNWDDEEYRKLEDWQKDTYWVFRFGDNMFFIPKPFEVGAIATMAGRALEQYVDPTVGGGKFLERIGAMLTDTFSMDMPQAVKPSLEVLMNRDTFTDRPIENIGMQRLSPSLRSRPDSSFISEYVSEGMEETLGRTGMDGWVLSPVQIDHLIRGYLGSVGASGAALADTIWRRAHGEEKPYRHWHEYQPIRRFYKDLTQEDYYTAYATEFYEALKEADQAYSDIQHLKRYGELEEARSVMNKSRHQLEMRKALNRVQRDLSDISRQMKIVQSDEELSAEAKRMKLDRLRSLRNAIQKRVGKELERRRAERTAAE